The DNA segment gtggtattccagcagctcctgtgttctgctcagtaaaattcatgtttttgccaatggagtctggtagtgacatTTAacgatgtttctggttaaattcTTTAATGTCAAACGTGTGAATCTGTCTTTGAATTCAAGATTTCATTAACGAGTTCAACTTTGTCCAtgtagcattttttttatttaacccagagtataaaacagtaaataactGACACAcgtaaaacaaataaaattagCAAAAAGACAGAATCAACTGTTGTCTACAGAACGACTGTGAGAAATGTTGACGTGGGTCTGTTTGGCCGCAGCTATACGCAGATGACACccaaaaaaaatgtgttataaCATCCAGGTAGGTCCAGTATACAGTATAACGGTTACttcaaaataaacatatttcagaGCAGAGCACCAGAAATAAGCTGATTCAGTTGTTAAATGTTCAGGGTGGAATGTCTGCTGACGGCAAATGATGATATGCAGCCATCCATTAAAAGCTTGGAGTAATCAGCTCGGGataaatttattttgtttttcacttcctgttctggAAATGTTAAAATCGCAAGAGTTGAAATCAGCCGCGATTTCACGGTTTAACTTCAGCGTGTGGTGATTTAATTTTACTGTCTGAAGGAGGAGTAATGTTTTGACCGTGGGAGTGTGCGTACTGAATTCACGCCGCGCTCATCCCTCCCACGGAGGGCTGCGTCGTCCGTCCACCTCCGTCTCCACGTGGTACAGCATGTCGGCCAGGGTGTGTTCGGTCACGGCTAACCAGCCCATGTCGCTCATctaaagagagaggaaacaaaaaaaacaaccacagacgATTAGACAACAGCTCGGTGGATGTTAGCATCAGGTTTGTAAAGTCGTCTGGGAGAGGGGGTGAATCTCTCACCGGCTGGTACTTGATGTCCTTCGGCGGGTATTTGAAATGAGGCCCAAAATTGACTGAAACctgaaaagaggcagagaaactAGAGAATTAAAAAGGCTCAAAGGTCAGGAGCgttaaagagaaacaaaaacaaacatgtactGACCGTGCAGCTCTTGTAGAGCGAGATGGCCGGGAAGTATATGCCTTCAAACAGGTTTTCAAACGCAACACCATGGCTCACTCCGTTTTTATAGAATATCATCTGAAAAACAGGATCCACAAGTTAACAGCAGCCGACGGTGCCAGGTTTTCTACCTGGATTTTATTCTAGAGCGGTTTTCTAACCCTGCTGGGGCTCGTCGACTTCAGGCTCTTCTCTGCTTTGTCCACATAGTCCTTTCTCCTCAAAGTACAGGTAGCTCTTGAACTTAATCAGCgcctgaaaacagagaagattGGAGCAAAGATGTGAGGATAGCCATCTGTGTGCAGCCAGTGCAGACAGCTCTCGTTATCTCCTGGGTGTTACCTTGTCCTTGTACGTATCAGGCAGAGCCTTGGCCGTCTCTGTGCCGTCAGGCAGCTCGATGAAGAAGCCCAGCGTGTCTCCCTGACCGTAGCCTGAGGAGTAATGCTTTCCTATGGACTGGTGGAAGCGTGTGCCCTTCTTGCTGCGCCACGAGTAGCTGAACTTGTCGTAACCCAGAGGTGCCTGCAGGTTTCCTGTGATAAAGAAAGGTGGAATTTATTCtaacaaaagaaagaatgagCCTCTGCTGTTTGACACGCTGTTTGTTTGCAAAGCCTTCTTTATCCTTTCGAGTAAATAAACAAGTGTCTCAAGTTCAggcagctgaatgtttacaacaaacATCCAGGATTTGTATGAGAAAGAGCAGATGATAGTGTGTCTTCAGACAGGCTGCAGTCAGTTCATCACAAGTATCGAACATCTTAGATCAGATATTTTGATTTCTTGATCTAAATCAGGAAGAATTTTAGAGTGGATTTTATTTTGGGgaaaagtatttgaaaaagttaaaCCTACATAAagtcatttgtttctttttggccacttgggagCAGCAGCAATATCTAACGTTAACATGCTGAGGAAATGTCCCTTTATTTGGTATTCAGTGCAGAAATTCAGGATTTGTTTTGGCTCCAGTATCAAAAAGATTCAAACGTGCTTGGGTTAGTTCAGGGACCAGGATGTTACAGCAGGTTATAAAACGGGAAATGGGCAAAGCAGGAAGGAAATCTGACCCTGTGTCCTTTAATATTCAAATGATTTAATGCTGAATATAAACACGATCTCGCTCTACTCTTTGTAAACAGCCTGGTGATCGTGACTGGAGCTTATTATTCCTCAATATGAAGAGGTTTGTGTGAGTATGAAGCAGCACTGACCGAGAGGTTGAGACCAGCCGAGCCTGGCCGCGGTCTCTGGAGGCATGTCATCGACAGAAACCTCAAAGTACCAGGAGCCTTTGCGAATGCCGTGGGAGGCTCTGACCATGGAGTAACCCTTCTCCCCAGTCACTGTCAGGCGGTCGTCGGAGATCTTCAGCTGAGGCGCTGCAACGGGAACACGCAGCGGATATTTAAGACCTTTCCAGACTTTTTAAGGATTCCCTGTGCACGGTTAAAGCACTCTGTCGTACCTCTGTCGTGTAAGGCCAGCAGCACCCGCTCATACAGACAGGCCCGGTACAGATCACCAGGTATGGGTTTGCCAGCCCAGCAGTCCAGCTCCAGCTTTTCCGGGTCTGGGGCGTGGGGGTCTGGTTCTGCCAGGATGTAACGGTACCCGTCTTTATTAAAGGGGTGCTCCAGCGGGTAACCGTGAGGAGGGAGGCGCTGGGCTGAGAACAGGGGGTCACTGTGacgagggaggaagagaagcgcgagtttattttacatattcatcaatttaatcttttaaaatcCACCATCACACCCACATCGTTTGAAAGCTCCTGATTTTATCTGTGCAAAGCATTTTAAGGACGTCATATCACTGCACCAGATACATCGACACAAAGAACAAAGACGTCCATCTTTAGTCCAATAAACTTATCAAGgagaaaaaatccaaaaacttCTCATCAATCAAtcagggtttttatttttgttcacaAACATGGTCACAGGTTACAGGATGACTGGTGATGCTCtacatacaaacaaataaataaaaatctaaaataaactGATCCTGCTTTGTATCCAAAGACCAATCCTGTGTGAAGGCCTGCAAACTTAAAAAGGGATGAAAAAGTTGTCTCTCCCTTCGCTAGAAAaacttctctctttctatttgCTGGCACTAAAACTACTCTGGCAACATTTAACGGCGCCTGCAGCCACAGAGAGGAGATTCCTCACATGCACCACTTTCACTGGGTCAAACAGAGTCTGTCAGTTCATTTAGGACGAGGTGATGCTGCTGTGGTTTAACATTCAAGTAATAACAACTGAAAACAGGGAGACTGCACAGGAGGACGAGCACAACAGAGTAGCTTTACAGGGCCCTAGTGCATAAAGTAtaatactgactgactgagagtgtgtgtgtgtgtgtgtgtgtgtgtgtgtgtgtgtgtgtgtggactgacGGCTGCTGTACCTGCGGGTTCTCTTCGTGGCGCCTGCAGCCGttccctcctgctgctgctgctgtttacgTTTGgctcctcttccttttcctggACCAGGGGCCAAAGCACCTtcaaagacacacaccacagattacactgctgaacacacacaaatacagacacacactcacacacaggcagtcaATGGCAAAGATAATATCCTGTACACTCAGTTTACtaccagtttattaggtacaggTAGTTTTAACTTACGCAGTCTGATACACTCGTCCTGCAGGAAATCTtcccttcatgaaggttattAAAGTTTTGTTGAGGAGTTAATTCAACTTGTGTTATAACCagaagtgtttctaatattttgtccatcatatttttgtcaataaaacTAGACTTAATATTAAAAATCACCTCTCACCTCTGACTGAAGTTTTTATATCTTATCTATAAGGTGCTAAAAAACCTGTCTCACACTTTACGTCTCACTCACAGGTTGTTTTTAACTAAAAATATGCTTCTATATCCTCACCAATAATGCCAAGACtgccactgaacacacacacatacacacagagacttaaacacacacacagtgaaagcagGTTATTAGGCGTTTGGTATACACAGGGAGACAGCAGGCACAAAAAAGGCAGGAATTAGTTCGCGTGGCGTTTTCCAAACACCATCAGCCTCTCATGATTCCTCTTCAGTGTGAAGCTGCTACACTGTTCTGCCAGTAAGAAAAACCAGAGCCAGACGCTGGcaggttttctttctttcctccaggAATTACACTGGTTAGACGGGAAATTAAATTGTGTATAAAGCACGAAAGAAGAGTCTGAAAACCATTTCTGTAGACCTTTGTTCAAGAAAGAAGTTTCAGACCTCAAAACAAAGCCCTGACGTCCAATAGCCACAAAATAacataattattatatttattttatttgtaaacgcatatatatatattatttatttattttttaagaaagGCAGCTAGTTTAGATTCTTCAGATTCCACAAAACATTATGTTCATGTTACATATCCACTGAGACAGTCTTTGGTTATTAAACACTGACGAGCACAACTTCGTTAACGTCTGCACATGATAAAGATCCATTTAAGTCCTTACCAACTGCAACATCTACACCAGTGAAGTCTCAGGGATAATTTTACTTTAGTTTGGATCCTACATCCACCGAGGTTTGATTAAATTTGAACAAGAATTAAATAACAAAGACgtgaaacacacagatggaggaagaggatgaggctAATGAGCATTGGATGAAAGCCAACGGCAAATCAAAAATGGCCCTCTGCCCTCTGTACCGCAGCGTAATGCATGTGAGAGCAGAGTGTCATTTCAGTGAGGAGCTTTTTAAAGGGATTTCAGAGCCCATTAGCAGCAAGCCAGAGACGAGGAAGATATGTTCACTGATcaaaaaaggagggggagggggcaaAGCTTTTGGGAGGGAGGCACCAAACAGATGCAGAGAGCAGACAGGGAGGTTACAACTGGACGTGGATGAAGTTGCCCACAAGATGCTTATTGAGGATCAGTTTAGCTGGAGTTTGGTttgtgggtggggtgggggggggctgaAGTCTGATTGGAACCTCAGGGCCAACTTCTATCCAGAGGGTtacaagacacaaaaacacactgatcgGCTCCAGATGCCAAAATACCACATAGTCACCTGAGAAAGCAGATCCACCTGGAACACAATGCACAGAGTCACCATGGTCATCACATTTAACAAGCTCTCACTGGTCTTTGTTTATGTGAGGGTGatttcacacattcactgtcTGACTCAGTTCTATCAGACTGtgaggttttggttttttggactgttgtgaagctgtcaatcaaactcaaagagtaagatccttttagtttaaccagaaacatctctgtatatcactaccagactccactgacgaaaacaggaattttacggagcagaacacaggagctgcaggaacaccactgcctccatctgttagagtgtttgtgttaatgtgtgacTTTCACCGCgttgaagtaaaagtaccacataataacacaaactaactaacagatggaggcaggagTACTCCAGCAGCTTCAACGTACTGCGAGGTAAAAATActggttttgtcaatggagtctggtagcagtatattgtgatgtttctggttaaagaaaaCGTCCCCTGACTCCCTGAAAAGAAGAGTTTTGGTCTGTTGCTAAGCAGACTCAAATCAAAGCAGTCCCACCACAGGATTTTATAAGAGCAGCTTGAAATCAAGTCAAACTACCACTAAATCCTTCTGCTGATCCTGAACTGATAAACAATGGACCTGATAAGAAGTTCAAACTGAAATGTGTTGCTGTCTCTGTCCTAGTCCTTATTTCTCCAGGAGAAAAAGGAACACATAAGAACACAAGGTACAGTAACTGTCAGTCACCAGAGTTGTATTTGTAATAATCCAGCGTGAACTTGAACCagaccagaagtaaaaagcaaaacagaatatttttttttaatctttggtCCAGACCTGATGAACCAAACTACAGGTGTAAAAGCACCCTCACACTTCTCTTCCCCTTGTCCTTTGTTGAAACAGAATGTGAAATAGTGCAACTCTAATCTGTGTTACAAGCAGAAACTATCATTTCTCTCTACTTTAGATTTGTATTGTGTTATATTCTGACCGTTGAGCCCACCGGCTGTGGGAGTAGCAgtggtctgtttctgtgtgtcataTGAGGGTCCAATGTTTCCCAGGTCCtacagaggaggaacaggagatGAAGTTATACATTAGCTCATTCTTTGTATTGTGTATAAACAGCTGAGCAGTAAATACCTGGTCCAACAGGCCAAACTTGGGGTACTCCTCCTCTGGGTCTTTACTGCCGGGGTCAGGATGTTCCTTCACCAGAAAAACATCTCGCTCTTTActctgcaaaataaacaaaacacaaaaatactaTTATAAAACTATCATTATACTGTAACAGATTTAATGCCAGGTTATTTCTGATCCTCTATCCCTTATCCCACTACACAGAGAAGTCCAACTACACTGGAGGAGGGCAACTTGCAAAGAATATTACCATTGTTTTCACAATGTTGTTGGGCCAGGTGAGCTTCCCCGGTCGCTGACGAGTTGTCATGCACTCCCAGTACTTGTCGATGAAGGGTATGATATCCTgcaacaaagagacaaatattttcataaatgAAGAAGTATTTAATAATCATCACACTCAAagtgtttacagttttttagAAGTTAGTATCTGCATGATTCCACCTggttcactttaaaaaaataatcattttgataaatatatcaaataaatGTCCATCACTATGCAAGTGACATTCTGTTTACTGGgaaattattcacatttttaagcttagaaccaaaacattttcagcatttcttCTTAGAATATTCAAATTCTCAAAACTGTTATCGGTTCATTTCCTGTCAGGCAAATAAccaattaattaatcaatcatgTCAGTTTATTTGAAAAGCACCAGATCACATCCAGTGTGCACCAACACATCTGTGAACATGTAGTGCACCCACCTTGTCTTTGGAGAACATGGTCTTCGGGTGCTCTTCCTGTGTTCTGGATCTCCACGTCAGGTTTGCCAGGGCTGTGAGACACATCTCCTTCAGGTCTGAACACAAAAGGcaacatcagtgtgtgaatgactGAGAACAGTAAGGCTGATAATGCTAACTGTCAGCTGGAGCTTGTAGCACACAGAACACCTACTTGCTTGCTTCCTGAGGAAGTATGTGTTACCGCTGTGATGGCACACGTTGCAGTGAAACACATAATTGGTCATGAAGGGAAGACAGGTCCTGTAGGGAAAGAGAAGTCATGACAGCTgctgatacagacacacaagctgCTGATGTTTCACAGCATAACAAAGTTACTTGATGGAGAACACATACGCCGTGTCGATGCCAAATGTGTCTGCAGTGAACCACTTCATACACAGGGCACACTGCAGCTCCACCTCCCCCAGCTGCCTCCCACTCTCCTCATCTCCTGATCCAGTCAGAGCATCAGCAGCCTCGGAGCCTTCACCGGCCGTCTCCTGTcacacaggaaaacagctgATTATTTCTACCAAAACCATGGAgtgtgtgaagtgaaaaaaacaggTCAGCTACAcgcaaaaacaaagacatgtaaTAATGTCAAACTATGTTACCATTCCCTCTTTGCCATTTGAAGATTCAGTATCCATGCTGATGGGTAGCTCCCCAAATGCAGCATCCCTGAAAGTCCACAGAAAGATTATTCAGATGCTTAAATATTTAACCACATATATATCACAGTGTCCGAGGTGTCACACTTCTTGTCAAAGAGAACAATGAACACGGATTATCAAACTACACTGATCTTATATCATTTAAGAAATCACAAACTTCTTTaagcaatttttcattttctcaattaattgtttggtgTATAAAACAAAGGTAAAATAAGGAAAAATTTGGcattttagcttttaaaaaataactattATTTGATCATTTGAATAGCTGCAAATGAATCACTGAAGCTCTGAACCTGTTAATCTGTTCTCCCTAAACAAAAAGAGGTCATCTAATAGTATCCTTTCTAAACCAATCTCCATTTTAAAAATCGCCGTTTTTCCAGTTAATTAGTAGCTAACAACTGTAAAAACAGTTACGGTCAGCTGAGGTTGGTTTGTTTGGTTCTTTTTTCTTATCGTGAAATGCCAAACCTTAAATGCCAGAAAGAGACATATCTAATGCCAACTTGTTTGTGCTCTCCTGCCTTCCCGTTACTATTTCTTTGTGTCAAAAATACAACCTTGTTTgctaaaactgacatttttcaaacgGAGTCTGGCGTGAGGAGGTTGATGTAGAGGAGCGTATCAACACATAAAAGGTCTTAAGTCCTGTACAGACGTTATATGTTTGGCTGCAGACTGgataacattaaaatgtcagatatGCTGGTGTAAAGATGTTTTCTCTGTACAAAGAGCAGCTAAACTGTAACGCTTGAGTCGGTGAGTCTGTGcattgctaacgttagctagctagccagtCTGCTTCTAACGGCTTTTATGGCTAAACTGAGCGTTTCAGCGGTTTATATTTTCACAGATAATCAGAGTCATTGCCTACACATTTGTGACGGTAAAACTGTCTTGCATGAATCAGACATACCCCTCTCCGGTCTCCGGTTCGGTTGTAGCAGCACTACCCGCCTCTCCTTCAGACGCCATGTTTtaaatcaatgaaaacaaaaaacatcgCGAGACAGGACCGGGCTGACACAACAGCTTCCGGTCGTGGTTCCACTGAGCAGCGACACCTCAGGTTGACAGGAGAACTGCACTTACTCTGTTATTTACAGTCAGCTGTGTGGCCAAGACTGAACATTAACATTTGACTAATATATACAAGCCTgaaggtgaaaaataaaataaaataaaataaaataaaataaaataaaataaaataaaataaaataaatacatgtatatatagTTATGAAAAACACATGTTATGCACAAGCCAATAAATCTCAGGTTAATTCTCTACTGCCTCTACTGCTTTATAAAATGGAGGTAAACATATAATGCCATACAAtattaaaggaaataaaacaacatgttgtCAGTAGAATATTATTAGAGGATGGACGTGAAGCTTTTAAGAAAATTTAATGTGTTCAGTCTCTTCAAAGTGACAGCTTACTGTGTGTGAAGAAGATATTCCTTTATGTTGGTAAATGTTAACAGTTGTGGAGTTTTCTGTGGTTGAATGAAGCTGAAGTGGAGATGAGGCTTGTGCTGGGGTTAGAGAAAATGATAATGTTTAGGTGTAATGGTGGAAGCcgggtgctgtgtgtgtgtgtgtgtgtgtggatttgtaGGAAAATCCTCTGGTAGTTTCCTCACAGAATGATGGATCTGTGGTTGGGATTTCGGAAGCTTCCAGAAAAAGAGCCTCCAGCGGTTCAGTTCTGGCTGAAACCTGCAAATGTAGACGAGTCCAGAGAATGAAAATCCACCTCAGACCGTGAATTTATCAAACTGCACGCTGTGTCACTGAGGTATGACTGCAGCTCAGAGCGCAGTGAGGTTTTAGTGTCAACAAATCCTCTGCCTGAGGATCTGATAACAGCTCATAGATATCtttaaactcacatttaaaagatttaaaagtgGATATTgttacaatattttttcatacaATCAGTTTTCAACATTCAGTCTCATTATTTAGAGCTCTCTGCTCACTGTGGACTCAACATGtggattttgttttaatcaaatGATCCAGTCAAGTCTCAGTCTACAGGGGTTCAGCATTCTCCAGATGCTCTCTGCTCTGAATGTGGCCAGTTTATCTTTGATAGAACAGGAGGGAATAACGAAAACACGATGGGAGACGATATCTGGAGGCTGTGAATGtacagatggagaaggagagaggagctcagtgcatcatgggaagtctCATTGAGATTGAGATCAGTTTAGCTTCTTTTTGCAGCATGTTCCTCGCTGCAGGTGCAGAATACACAAAGGACCTGTCCAATTTCTGTTAAGACATTtgagacagaaagcaaaaaaaaaattcagttttaaattctATTTGTGGGTGACTGTAGAGAAGTGGCTGCAGAATTAGCTCCTGTTTGTTAAAATTAAAGTGTTGAAACTTCAACCCTAAACACCGAATTTGCTTGAAAAGGAACTAAATATAGATATAAATATAGACCGTTTTCAAATCCAGAGCgtccatcatcatcctcctgACATTTACATCCAGCACCTGATGAGGTTTTTGGACGTGCAAATGTCTCCTTTACACTTTCCAGAGTGAGGGGACGTATAAAAAGCTTTGTGACGACGTGAGACCACCCCTCGTACTTCTCTGAAAGTCAAACGTTGTTCAGGCGTTTGTGGGGCCTTTTCAGGAGCAGTAAAGACGAGCCAAGCACAAAGACAAGTGTGCCGGCAGACGTCTCACAACAGAGCACAGGAATGTTCAGAGCCCCCCCGGCTGCTGCAATAAATGCCTTAAAGTTTTTGTCAGGGAGATAATAGTcgtgttttctcctcctctttcctcctgctGTGGAGACACATCTGTGACGTCAGGACACTGAATCACACCTTTGTTTCTGACTTCAGGAAActtattcttcattttctcttcttctcttctcttcatttgtttttccggtttgtgtttgtctgatcttcctcctcatcctcgccctcactctgtctcattTTCAAGACGTTCTTATCATTCTGCGTCTCATGCAACTTTATTAAATGGTCTTTAGGTTTTTCTCTGGTTTTGTCAACGACTGAGTCTCTGTCAGAACCAAATAAGTGCAAATTAACTACACTTTAGTCGAGCACTTAAACACAACTTTGAGCTACTTGTACTTTACTCGAGTATTTCCAGTTTATGCCACTTCATATTTCTACGTGTTGTTCTTTCttctccactacatttatctgacagctttagtttCAGTGGAGAtttgacacagtggagaaaATACCAAGCTTTAAAATACAACACTTTGTTAAAGGTTAAACCATTGGTTTCCAACTTTTCTGGCGTCAGATGTCTGAGTTGTTTAAATCTCCACTAAACTCTGATTTTTATTGTCCTGGTTTCCTTCCAATAAAAGTTCAAATGATCCAGTGTCTCAGCAGAAACCAAAGATTAGAGGAAAAGTCCAGTAATGTTCATCAGCCACATGTTGCAGTGGCTGAATCAAGTAGAAACAAAGCTGCTGCACGAGTCTCATGTCATGTTCAGATCTGACAGGCGGCTGCAGGATGTTTCCACTCAACACAGAAAACCAGGAAGATTCGGAGAACGTTCAgacatttttcctcctcagtgatATCTCCAAACTttccctcctcatcttcttcttcctccaccaGCCTCCCCTCCTGAGTCCTATCCATTTCCCCCCGTCCTGCTGAACAAAGCCCAGGGTCAGAGAGGGTCAGGCTCACTGGTGACATCTGCTAATTGTCCTGATGGGCCGGCCTCTCTGCTCCTGTTCAATACCACTGTCTCTGTAGGAGTCTGTAGCTGAGAGCACACCAGGCAGCTGCCACCTTTATGACTTACTGCACCTCCGTCAGATCATTTACCCCCCGAGCCCggccccctccaccctcctttaCTGTGTGAGGGACGGTCATTGTGTGTAATAGGAAACTATAACCAGTAATGTGGATTTAAAGATGGGACGGTTACCTGTGTCATAGAGTCAATGAGGCTGTGGAGAAACGAGCAGAAACCGTTTAAAGACGTGTGTTTTATACGTGTATGATTTCAAGGTTGATGCCTGACAGTTTCACAGATGTCCTGTGTTCTTTATCAAAGCCATAAAACGACTGAGAGATGTTCTAGATTCAGTCTGACAGGTTTTAGAActttcttaaaatattttggCTGCTAGGCCGAGGTTTGTCCAG comes from the Lates calcarifer isolate ASB-BC8 linkage group LG9, TLL_Latcal_v3, whole genome shotgun sequence genome and includes:
- the ash2l gene encoding LOW QUALITY PROTEIN: set1/Ash2 histone methyltransferase complex subunit ASH2 (The sequence of the model RefSeq protein was modified relative to this genomic sequence to represent the inferred CDS: deleted 1 base in 1 codon), with translation MASEGEAGSAATTEPETGEGDAAFGELPISMDTESSNGKEGMETAGEGSEAADALTGSGDEESGRQLGEVELQCALCMKWFTADTFGIDTATCLPFMTNYVFHCNVCHHSGNTYFLRKQANLKEMCLTALANLTWRSRTQEEHPKTMFSKDKDIIPFIDKYWECMTTRQRPGKLTWPNNIVKTMSKERDVFLVKEHPDPGSKDPEEEYPKFGLLDQDLGNIGPSYDTQKQTTATPTAGGLNGGSAFSGALAPGPGKGRGAKRKQQQQQEGTAAGATKRTRSDPLFSAQRLPPHGYPLEHPFNKDGYRYILAEPDPHAPDPEKLELDCWAGKPIPGDLYRACLYERVLLALHDRAPQLKISDDRLTVTGEKGYSMVRASHGIRKGSWYFEVSVDDMPPETAARLGWSQPLGNLQAPLGYDKFSYSWRSKKGTRFHQSIGKHYSSGYGQGDTLGFFIELPDGTETAKALPDTYKDKALIKFKSYLYFEEKDYVDKAEKSLKSTSPSRMIFYKNGVSHGVAFENLFEGIYFPAISLYKSCTVSVNFGPHFKYPPKDIKYQPMSDMGWLAVTEHTLADMLYHVETEVDGRRSPPWEG